A single candidate division SR1 bacterium Aalborg_AAW-1 DNA region contains:
- the trxB gene encoding Thioredoxin reductase, whose protein sequence is MFEHTENLIIIGSGPAGHTAAIYAARANLSPLMFEGFLAGGIAAGGQLTTTTEVENFPGFPTGIMGPELMNNMREQSINNGTRIVTKTVDKVDLSVRPYKVFVGNDVYKTHSIIIATGATAKKLNVPGVDKYWMRGISGCAVCDGALPIFQDKILAVIGGGDVAMEEAMYLSKFARKVLILIRGSKATMKASKAMQERAFANPKIDILEHTELLEVGGEKLVTVLKVINNQTQEVTEIGAGGLFFAIGHTPNTGFLEGQVQLDEAGYILTKPGTTRVVDPAQYTGKVSCGVATLEGVYAAGDVQDHVYRQAITSAGTGCMAALDAERWLNEQGIG, encoded by the coding sequence ATGTTCGAACACACAGAAAATCTCATCATCATCTGATCTGGTCCAGCCTGACACACTGCTGCTATCTATGCGGCGAGAGCAAATCTTAGTCCTCTTATGTTTGAGGGATTTCTTGCAGGCGGAATAGCTGCAGGATGACAACTTACAACCACTACCGAGGTAGAAAACTTCCCTGGATTCCCAACGGGTATTATGTGACCAGAACTCATGAACAACATGAGAGAACAATCGATCAATAACGGTACTCGTATCGTAACCAAGACAGTCGATAAAGTCGACCTCTCTGTCAGACCATATAAAGTTTTCGTAGGTAATGATGTCTATAAGACACATAGTATCATCATTGCCACAGGAGCAACTGCTAAGAAACTCAATGTTCCAGGAGTAGACAAATACTGGATGAGAGGAATTTCAGGATGTGCAGTGTGTGATGGAGCACTACCTATCTTCCAAGACAAAATCCTTGCAGTGATTGGAGGTGGAGATGTAGCCATGGAAGAAGCGATGTACTTGTCGAAGTTCGCCAGAAAAGTACTTATCCTCATCCGTGGAAGCAAAGCTACAATGAAAGCATCCAAAGCTATGCAAGAAAGAGCATTTGCCAATCCTAAGATTGATATCTTAGAGCATACTGAACTTCTCGAAGTAGGAGGAGAAAAACTTGTCACGGTACTGAAAGTCATCAACAACCAGACGCAAGAAGTGACAGAAATCGGTGCTGGATGACTCTTCTTCGCTATCGGACATACTCCAAATACAGGCTTCCTAGAAGGACAAGTTCAACTTGATGAGGCTGGATATATTCTTACTAAACCAGGAACCACGAGAGTAGTAGATCCAGCTCAGTATACTGGAAAAGTATCATGTGGAGTAGCTACTTTAGAGGGTGTTTACGCTGCTGGTGATGTCCAAGATCATGTTTATCGTCAAGCGATCACTTCTGCAGGTACAGGATGTATGGCAGCTCTAGATGCTGAAAGATGGTTAAATGAGCAAGGAATTGGCTAG
- the pspE gene encoding Thiosulfate sulfurtransferase PspE precursor — MNNKLILTSFFALLLILGGCGSSTTVTGPTSTSTNKSQNNYSDSLYVDVRENDERAAGHVSGAIHLPLGTIQAGQTSNLPKDQPLIVYCRSGRRSALALTELKSQGFTNIIDGGGMNDLKNVQIVQ; from the coding sequence ATGAATAACAAACTCATACTAACAAGCTTCTTTGCATTACTCCTTATTCTTTGATGATGTGGATCAAGCACAACCGTCACATGACCAACATCAACATCGACTAATAAATCTCAAAACAATTATTCTGACTCTCTCTATGTTGATGTCCGTGAAAATGATGAACGAGCAGCTGGTCATGTCTCAGGAGCGATACATCTCCCACTCTGAACAATCCAAGCAGGTCAGACTTCAAATTTACCAAAAGACCAACCGCTCATTGTCTACTGTCGCTCTGGTCGTCGTAGCGCACTTGCACTTACTGAACTCAAATCACAAGGATTTACAAATATTATCGATGGAGGAGGAATGAATGATCTCAAAAATGTACAAATTGTACAATAA
- a CDS encoding Sulfite exporter TauE/SafE yields MEYIGYLLTSIIGIMLGLTGGGGSILAVPLLVYIFNIDPVLATSYSLGLVGLTSLLAVIPKYRSGQIDIKTGVIFGIPSLIGVTLVRTYMIPLLPETISIINYNISKGAIIMIVFSIIMLLAAFSMIKPQQQEKETTPSHSYLNNKYLRYLLIIGEGLIVGGITGFVGAGGGFLIIPALVFFTKMPIKTAIGTSLLVISIKSLLGFIGDISHLTIDWRFFSIISIISILGMLLGNYIQRFIDDKKIKVLFGYFILIMGGFIIIKELLL; encoded by the coding sequence ATGGAATATATCTGATATCTGTTAACAAGTATTATCTGAATTATGCTTGGTCTCACATGATGAGGTGGTAGTATACTAGCGGTACCTCTTTTGGTCTATATCTTCAATATTGATCCAGTTTTAGCAACATCGTACTCATTATGATTAGTAGGACTGACAAGTTTATTAGCTGTAATACCCAAGTATAGGTCCTGACAAATCGATATCAAAACAGGTGTCATTTTTGGAATTCCTTCTCTTATTGGAGTAACATTGGTACGTACATATATGATACCATTACTACCAGAAACAATTTCCATCATAAATTATAATATAAGTAAATGAGCTATTATTATGATAGTATTTTCAATTATTATGCTCTTAGCAGCATTTTCTATGATTAAACCTCAACAACAAGAAAAAGAAACAACACCATCACATTCTTATCTAAATAACAAGTATCTTCGCTATCTTCTTATTATATGAGAAGGGCTTATTGTTTGAGGGATTACAGGTTTTGTATGAGCATGATGATGATTTCTCATCATACCAGCATTGGTATTTTTCACGAAAATGCCTATCAAAACAGCAATATGAACATCTCTGCTTGTGATTAGTATCAAATCATTGTTATGATTTATAGGTGACATAAGCCATCTCACTATTGATTGGAGATTCTTTTCCATTATTTCTATCATTTCAATTCTATGAATGTTACTATGAAACTATATCCAACGTTTTATCGATGACAAAAAAATTAAAGTATTGTTTGGATATTTTATACTTATCATGTGATGATTTATTATCATCAAAGAACTACTACTTTAG